A stretch of Rhododendron vialii isolate Sample 1 chromosome 4a, ASM3025357v1 DNA encodes these proteins:
- the LOC131322520 gene encoding fimbrin-5-like codes for MRFNMLQLLKNLRSRSQGKEFTDADILNWANKKVKIIGRTSHMDSFKDKNLSNGLFFLELLSAVEPRVVSWNLVTKGESDEEKKLNATYIISVARKLDVPFSCLPKDIMEIAKLQDDNKALDRFTKSKEAALLEAERIELSECRVE; via the exons ATGCGGTTTAATATGCTTCAACTTTTGAAGAACTTGAGGTCTCGCTCTCAAGGGAAGGAGTTCACCGATGCTGATATTCTGAACTGGgccaacaaaaaagtgaagatCATAGGAAGAACTTCTCACATGGATAGTTTTAAG GATAAGAACCTTTCAAATGGATTATTCTTCCTTGAACTTCTCAGCGCTGTTGAGCCAAGGGTTGTCAGCTGGAACCTTGTAACCAAGGGTGAAAGTG ATGAGGAGAAGAAATTGAATGCCACATACATAATCAGTGTTGCCCGAAAGTTGGATGTTCCATTTTCTTGTTTGCCCAAGGACATCATGGAG ATTGCAAAGCTGCAGGATGACAACAAGGCGTTAGATCGCTTCACCAAATCCAAAGAAGCTGCTTTGCTTGAAGCTGAGCGGATTGAGTTGAGTGAATGTAGAGTTGAGTGA
- the LOC131324545 gene encoding fimbrin-1-like translates to MTLKLLGKRDASEFRLWINSHGVDSYVSNVFEDIRTGWVLLEVLDKVSPGSVNWKHASKPLINMPFRKVENCNKVIRIGKELNFSPVNVAGNDIVKGTLHCAFPSYDTSFSKAVDEVFHAPTPEKLKVSFLWKGNHGQ, encoded by the exons ATGACGCTCAAACTTCTAGGGAAGAGAGATGCTTCCGAGTTCCGACTGTGGATTAACAGTCATGGAGTTGATTCATATGTCAGTAATGTGTTTGAGGATATCAGAACAGG ATGGGTTTTATTGGAAGTTCTTGACAAAGTTTCCCCAGGATCAGTAAATTGGAAGCACGCATCAAAACCTCTCATCAACATGCCTTTCAGAAAAGTTGAGAATTGCAACAAAGTTATAAGGATTGGAAAGGAATTAAACTTCTCTCCTGTGAATGTAGCAGGAAATGATATTGTAAAAGGAACCTTGCACTGCGCATTCCCCTCATACGACACGAG CTTTTCTAAGGCAGTTGATGAGGTTTTCCATGCTCCGACTCCTGAAAAACTCAAGGTCTCATTCCTGTGGAAAGGAAATCACGGACAATGA